ttgggttggaaaggacctccaaagctcatccagtccaactccctctgcagtcagcagggacatcctccactagatcaggttgcccagagcctgaccttgaatatctccagggatggggcctcaagcacctccctgggcaaccttttgcagtattccagcagcctcatggtgcagaacttgttcctaacatccaatctaaatctgctctgctctagtttcaaaccattgcccctggtgccatcactgcaggcctttggaaactgcccttcaggcactgcaaggttgctattaggtctcctcagagccttctcttctccaggctgaacacccccagctacctcagtctgttctcatagcagggctgctccaacctcatgagcattttcatggtcctcctctggaccagctccatgaggtccatgtcctccctgtgttgagggctcaaGCTGGATGCAGTGACATGGTCACACCATGGTCACACCATgcctcagctcctgccctgggagagggcacagcctgggctgtgctgcaggggaggACAGGAGCCCTGCTTGTGCTGAGAgccagcacctctgctgagcccagggCCAAGGGTGAACCTGGGATTGGCTTCTGTTCTTACAATCCCCCTTGACCAccacaggctgcctgctcctAATTCACTCTTCCAGGGGGAATTGCAAAGTCACCAGCTTGGAGCATTCAACTGTCACAGGCAGACCCTGTCCTGGTCAGCACAGCTCCATGCAAagcccagagctctgcctcagctctccCTGTCTTCACAGCCTTGCTCCCCTGCCATCCTCCGGGAGCATTCCTGGGCAGAAGCTCCATTTGCCTTGGAGGGAGGGACCAGGAAGCTGCGGGAATGGGCAGCTTAGGGCCAGGAAgcacctgagctgtgctgcttgggggcaggaagctgcagcagctggctggctgctgggaaaACTGCAGCTTGGTGACGTCCAACTGCTGGGAGGGATGgaaagggcaggagggagcagggagactTGCATCTGGTCTCCACTCTTGGGGCATCATCCAGCTCTTGCCTTGGACTCTACAAGCCTGCTGGGTGCAGCCAGGGGAGCTGAGCAtgacctgcaggctgctggagcagccagtgtggctgctggctgtgacCAAGGGCTGTGCCATTCCCGGGTGCTGGCTCCCACACAGGGGCAGAGGCACTAggtcccagcaccagcaggcagcctctgctgggcttgtccaggagggatttttttatcctttcccctcctcccccaggtCAGCCTCTCCACCGTGGGCTACGGAGACACAGTGCCCGACTCGGTGCTCGGCAGGATAGTGGCGTTTGCCTGCATCTCCTTTGGCATCATCCTCAACGGCATGCCCATCTCCATCCTCTACAACAAGTTTTCTGACTACTACGCCAAGCTGAAGGCTCACGAGAACGAGCTCAACCAGGCGCTTAAGCCCTGCCGCAGGGTCCGGCTGAAGGAGCGAGTGCTGCGCAAGCTGTCCGAGTGCTGCGGCGCCGACCCCCGCGGCCCCCGCTGACCGCCGGCCCCGCCCCCACCGCcgccctgtgcccagccctgcagcctggccagcctggagcagctcctggccccCAGGGAGGCTCCGTGGCTCCGGCAGGGTCACAGCAGCGTCCGGGTGGATCTGCCATGCAGGGGCCCCTCCAGCCCGGGTTGTCCGGAGAGACAGTGTGGCAGCGGTGACATCCCTCGGTGCCACCTGCTAGGCTCTCCTGGGCGCAGAGCGGTCGGTAAGGGATCAGCtacagagcaggctgcatggCTGAGGCAGGTTGGCTAGgtgccctgggctgggcttgGGGCACCCTGAGGACACCACCGGTAAGGTGCCCAGGGCTGGACTCTGTCATCTCCCTGTGGATGGTAGAAGTGGACACCCATGAGGAACTCAGCCCAGAGTGACACCTGTGCaggtgctgctcctgggctggatGGGCACACACAGGCTCCTCTACTCAGGCAGTGGCCCAGGACCCTGCAACTCCTTCCCAGCCAAGCAGACATTCAGGCCAGACTGTGTCCAGTGTGTGGACTGGAGTGAAGGCCCACAGGAAGCTGCAGCCATGCATCCTTACAGCCAgacccccttcccctcccacttcccctttcccttcccttcccacttccccttcccctcccacttctccttcccctttcccttccccttttccttcccttcccttgccacTCAAGATGCTGCAGGGAAGTGTGGGCACTCTGGGGGTGGCCACAGCACCCCCAGGAACAGGCAGTTAATAAAGGAGGCCACAACCACTCATTGTCCTGGACACTTGAACAGCCTCTCTGTGTAATGCAGCAAACTGCTGCTGGCAATCCAGGGCTGAGGTGGGGACACATCCCCGGGGCTCACTGCCCACTGGTGGGAAACTGCGGCTCTGGTAAGGTGCAGCTGAGCCTGTCTCATGATGGCTGTGGGGTGAGCTGCCTGCCCCTGGGTGCATTGTGCTCTGTGTGTACTCAGCATGAACGAGTTggctctgccctgtgcccacATCCTGGTGGGACAGAGGGGAAAGATTTGCCTTCCAGTGTGAAACCACATCTGGCTGGAGATTCACTCCTGCCTTGGATGGGATAGGTAAAAGGGCCTCATCCTGCAGGGAAGGCAGTGGTGAAGAAGGGCCAGCAACTGCTGGTGCTGTTTTCAGGTGAGTGGTTGGAGGAAACTGGTGCCCACCAGGCCTGAGTGCGATTTGGTCACTTGCCAGCTGGGTTTGTGGatgaagagctgctgggggaAGTCCTTTATGCCTGAAACCAgaattcagctgctgctgttgaaactgctggaaagagttgGGGTGGTCTGAGTCAGGGACAGCCACACTCCCACTGAGTCCTGCACTGCAGGGGACAAGGGGGCTGTGCCAGATGGTTCAAGATGAAGACCCCTGCCCTGACACTCGGCACCTACACCCACACCCCAGTACCcagactgacacccaccccctGCATACCTCCCCAGCACCAACCTGACCCCTAATGCTGGCCAGCTGTGGTTTTCACCCCATTGCTCTTCCCCAAGGAACACTCTCCCCAGGCATGgcacagcctcctctggccACCTCCACCCAGAACTATCCTTCCCCACCACccacctgccctggcagccccaCTTTGGGGCATCTCTACATCTCTCCTCAATCCCAAACCTTATCACCGCATCTCCCCTGCATGCCCCCATCACCCGCTTGGGATCCCCTAGCCTCCCACCCCCACTGTGCACTGGCTGATGGGTCCTGAGCTCATTCACCTTCCAAGGAACAGGACTCAGCATCCAAACCTTGCCCTGaccccaggggctgtgctgtggctgcatCTTCATCCCCCTCCTTGCAGCACCCTCCCTGTGCCCACAAGCTGTTTGCTTGCCCTTGCCCAACCCCATCCCAGGCACTGGCCCCGCCAGCAGCCCCTTGGCCAACCCCATCCCAGGCACTggccccaccagcagcccctcagAGAACATCACCTTTAATAGTTGCTCTGCAGCTACTTCACATCACTCAGCACAGAACTGTACAGACATTTACAGGACCCCGTGTGGGCAGGGTCTAGCATATATTAGTGCTCTGGCTATGTACATATGGTACAGCCTGTGGGCAGCCCCTGCACAGGGCACGCCcaaacagagctgctgccccagggctgccaAGTCCCATGGGCTCATTCCCCTCATTTTGATCAGAGCTCGGCCCTGAGCCTTGCTGAGCACcagtggagctgctggcacccagagcagtgctgggcacccCTTGCTTTGCTCACCCAGGCCTCTTTCAGAGGTCAGAGACCCCTGCGGAGATGCTCCAGAGGGAGCGggagcaggctctgctgcagcagcgtctccctgctcctgctccccagctcagTGGCAGCCGCAGCTCCCTGCCACCATGTCGTCGTACTGCTTCAGCACCACGTTCTCGTCATCATCGAAGTAGAGCAGGTTGATGGAGTAGAGCTTGTCAGGCACGCAGCAGGGGCTGCTGACAccctggctcagcttgaggGCGTTGATGATGGACTGCACGGTGGCATGGTTGGTGGGCCGCATGTTCTCGCCCAGCGGGAAGGGGCAAGAGCCCTTGCAGTGGTAGGCGTTATAGCCGCGGGGGGAGATGATCCACCCCGACCAGCCGATCTCCTCAAAGTCCACAGACAAGGGACGcttctggcagggctgcagccggTCCAGGGAGCGAGCACTGCGGGGCACACCCAGCCTGGGCACagacagctgggcagggaccaCGGGAGCCCGCGGCTGCACATCTgccagagaggagcagcagatgcATCAGCCGTAGCacggggcttggaactggatgatccttgaggtcccttccaaccctgacagttctatgattctataaccatCACCACATGAGCCTGGCAGGAGGGAGAATGAAGTGCAGACACCCCCAGGCCTGGCCACCCCTCCCCACAGGGCTttgtctgcagctgcctggtgtGGTGAGCCCTGCAGTCACAGCCTGtcagcagcccaggcagagccATCAGGAGATGACAGGCTCAGCCCCATGGCCACACTCATCAGAGCAAACAAAATCCAGATTGAGATGTGCAAGCCTGCACCCCTGCACAGAGCAAACCAGACAGGAGATGGCCTCTCCCTCTGGCTTCAGAAGGATCTTTGGATTTgaaggagccctggggagcacctcACCACCCTAAGGATGAGGGGATGGTGGCATGGAGGGAGCTATGCCAGGGTGTGTGAGACCCACCTGGGAAgtcagccatgggcagggatgctcctCGGCGCCCATCATCCGTGAACAGGACCAGCATGGGCTTTTTGCTGTCATGGTGGTCCATGCTGGATGCAAACTGCAGTGGGGGGGGGTCAAGAGGGCTCCCATCCACACCCTGGACTGTCACCAGCAAACCCTGGTTGCTGCTTTCGTCTTCGGTCCAGTCTCGAACCTGGGAACAAAAGCAGTGtcagcagagccaggacagGCACCGTGCTGGTGTCTCCAGGGCAGCCCccaggccagcagagccagggcctTGCCAGCAGTGGGGCAGTGTGAACTGGGACACCCTAAGGCCACACTGcatccccagctttgttgcccttctgagcagagcagtggggcTGGTCTGAGGCAGGACAGAGCAACCTCCCAGGGCTCTTGGCAGGGCTCCTACCCCTCCCAGAGGCTACatccctcccagctgctgcagactgcagacAGGGAATCAGAGCCCAAAAGGCTGCTGGGAGTGAAATGGGTTAACGAAAGCTCCTGTAGCAacctccagggctctctctGTGCCACCCAACCAGAGGAGAAGCAACTCACAGCCTGTGTGAT
Above is a genomic segment from Indicator indicator isolate 239-I01 chromosome 36, UM_Iind_1.1, whole genome shotgun sequence containing:
- the LOC128978409 gene encoding bone morphogenetic protein 2-like; this encodes MLATILLLLALAKPTCPSPAGAGSRRAEALKRLLEVFGMEDPPPPPAHVKQPPQYMVDLFNTVANADGVTKNPDILEGNTVRSFLDKTHGESMRFLFMLSSVAKNEKILTAELHLFRLWPRLTDGLKRHHFCQVTIYQVLESEPEAPGGKKLLAARLVPLQGSGWEVFAITQAVRDWTEDESSNQGLLVTVQGVDGSPLDPPPLQFASSMDHHDSKKPMLVLFTDDGRRGASLPMADFPDVQPRAPVVPAQLSVPRLGVPRSARSLDRLQPCQKRPLSVDFEEIGWSGWIISPRGYNAYHCKGSCPFPLGENMRPTNHATVQSIINALKLSQGVSSPCCVPDKLYSINLLYFDDDENVVLKQYDDMVAGSCGCH